From Phenylobacterium montanum, the proteins below share one genomic window:
- the mnmA gene encoding tRNA 2-thiouridine(34) synthase MnmA, protein MPLDLAEPDAVEAAARAVGLPQGARVVVAMSGGVDSTVTAALLKRAGYDTVGVTLQLYDHGAAIQKKGACCAGQDIYDARMAAETIGMPHYVLDYESRFREAVIEEFADAYLRGETPIPCVRCNQTVKFHDLLQTARDLGAEAMATGHYVRREAATGRAQLHRAVDPARDQSYFLFATTAEQLDFVRFPLGGLEKPAVRRVAAELGLSVADKPDSQDICFVPEGKYTTVIDRLRPHGAEPGEIVHLDGRVLGRHEGVTRYTVGQRRGLNVAVGDPLFVVKIDADARQVIVGPREALLTRALSMKDTNWLGDQPSLAAAATEGQPVLARVRSTREPVLGRLAVEAGEPAVVFDNPEEGVARGQACVLYDPAEPSRVLGGGFIAETQRAQ, encoded by the coding sequence ATGCCGCTAGACCTTGCCGAACCCGACGCCGTGGAGGCGGCCGCCCGCGCGGTCGGCCTGCCACAGGGCGCGCGCGTGGTGGTGGCCATGTCGGGTGGGGTCGATTCCACCGTCACCGCTGCTCTTTTGAAGCGCGCCGGCTACGACACTGTCGGCGTCACCCTGCAGCTCTACGACCACGGAGCCGCGATCCAGAAGAAGGGCGCCTGCTGCGCCGGCCAAGACATCTACGACGCCCGCATGGCGGCCGAGACCATCGGCATGCCGCACTATGTGCTCGACTATGAGAGCCGTTTCCGCGAGGCGGTGATCGAGGAGTTCGCCGACGCCTATCTGCGCGGCGAGACCCCGATCCCCTGCGTGCGCTGCAACCAGACGGTCAAGTTCCACGACCTTCTGCAGACCGCCCGCGACCTGGGCGCCGAGGCCATGGCCACCGGCCACTATGTGCGCCGCGAAGCCGCCACTGGCCGGGCGCAGCTGCATCGGGCGGTCGATCCGGCCCGCGACCAGTCCTATTTCCTGTTCGCCACCACGGCCGAGCAGCTCGATTTCGTGCGTTTCCCGCTCGGCGGGCTGGAAAAGCCGGCGGTGCGGCGGGTGGCGGCCGAGCTCGGCCTTTCGGTCGCCGACAAGCCGGACAGCCAGGACATCTGCTTCGTGCCGGAGGGCAAATACACCACCGTCATCGACCGCCTGCGCCCGCACGGGGCCGAGCCGGGCGAGATCGTGCACCTGGACGGCCGCGTGCTCGGTCGGCACGAGGGCGTGACCCGCTATACCGTGGGCCAGCGCCGCGGTCTGAACGTCGCCGTGGGCGATCCCCTGTTCGTGGTGAAGATCGACGCCGACGCGCGCCAGGTGATCGTCGGCCCGCGCGAGGCCCTACTGACCCGCGCCCTCTCCATGAAGGATACCAATTGGCTTGGCGACCAGCCTAGCCTGGCGGCCGCGGCGACGGAAGGCCAGCCGGTGCTCGCCCGCGTTCGCTCGACGCGCGAGCCGGTGCTCGGCCGCCTGGCGGTCGAGGCCGGCGAGCCGGCGGTGGTGTTCGACAATCCGGAAGAGGGCGTCGCCCGGGGCCAGGCCTGCGTGCTCTACGACCCGGCCGAGCCATCCCGCGTCCTTGGCGGCGGCTTCATCGCCGAGACCCAGCGCGCGCAATGA
- a CDS encoding flagellin has protein sequence MDRVSTATLYSSLVGNLMTAQSNQVSAANQVASGKVATDLQGFGSQAQTLTAMQTVQAQTQSFLDQGNAISAKLTSQDTAFTQISNSMNDASSAISSALATGSGSNIMQSLETAFQGVVAGLNTTFNGQYIFSGGQVNSPATSATSLASLTSAPSVGSLFNNDQYVASNQISQNSTIQTGFLASNVGTAAYNAFQSIESYVQTNGPFTSPLTTAQTSFLQSTLSTFQSAAQGVTTVQAQNGLLQTEVTNTQTDLTDQSTTMQSLIGNITDADMAKASTNLQQAQLALQASAKVIASLQSDSLVTLLPVH, from the coding sequence ATGGATCGCGTCTCCACGGCCACGCTCTACAGCTCACTCGTCGGCAACCTGATGACCGCCCAGTCGAACCAGGTCTCGGCGGCGAACCAGGTCGCCAGCGGCAAGGTCGCCACCGACCTGCAGGGCTTCGGCTCCCAGGCCCAGACCCTGACCGCCATGCAGACGGTCCAGGCCCAGACCCAGAGCTTTCTCGACCAGGGCAACGCCATCTCGGCCAAGCTGACCAGCCAGGACACGGCCTTCACCCAGATATCCAACTCGATGAACGACGCCAGCAGCGCCATCTCCAGCGCGCTCGCCACCGGCTCCGGCTCCAACATCATGCAGTCGCTGGAGACGGCCTTCCAGGGCGTGGTCGCAGGGCTGAACACGACCTTCAACGGCCAGTACATCTTCTCCGGCGGCCAGGTGAACAGCCCCGCCACCAGCGCCACCTCGCTCGCCAGCCTGACCAGCGCGCCCTCGGTCGGCAGCCTGTTCAACAACGACCAGTACGTGGCCTCAAACCAGATCTCTCAGAACAGCACCATCCAGACCGGTTTCCTGGCTAGCAATGTCGGCACGGCGGCCTACAACGCCTTCCAGTCGATCGAGAGCTACGTCCAGACCAATGGGCCGTTCACCTCGCCCCTGACCACCGCCCAGACCAGCTTCCTGCAAAGCACCCTGTCCACCTTCCAGTCCGCGGCCCAGGGCGTGACCACGGTTCAGGCTCAGAACGGGCTGTTGCAGACCGAAGTGACCAACACCCAGACCGACCTGACCGACCAGAGCACCACCATGCAGAGCCTGATCGGCAACATCACCGACGCCGACATGGCCAAGGCCTCGACCAACCTGCAGCAGGCCCAGCTGGCCCTGCAGGCCTCGGCCAAGGTGATCGCCTCGCTGCAGTCGGACTCGCTGGTCACGCTCCTACCGGTGCACTAG
- the flgK gene encoding flagellar hook-associated protein FlgK produces the protein MSTLNSITQIATQGLYVAQTGINTVSDNITNVNTPGYVRKVINPEPVSVAGVGDGVNSAGISLATNIYLDNASNRASADLGDASITSTFLSQAQSFLGDPGASTGFFNQLNSVFSAFSAAANTPSTVSSTAAVNQVTSFLNQAQSVASSLNQLSSQADNQIGSDVTQVNQLLGQISQLNNSIVQSTSEGADPTDAQNAQNNLLNQLSSLMDVKIARTSTGGVGLSTSSGQILVSQAGAATLSYTPATSGATQVSITQPGTGVAPVSLQVQSGEIQGLLTLRNSTLPAVQDQVSEFVTQTVNALNAAHNASTSVPAPNTLTGSNVGTDIQTALSGFTGTTNIAVVNSSGVIQTQASIDFTAGTITVGGVATAFTPSNFAAQLNSALGGAATVNVVNNGLTISAASSSNGIAIADDPTTPSNKGGEGFSQYFGLNNLINSSIPTNYNTGLQPADANGFNAGGVITLRLSNGSGGQIMDVPVTIPAGGTIQNVLDTMNQTTGGVGLYGQFSLDANGQLSFTSNTPGAASVSVVSDNTQWGASGSSLSQIFGLGAAQRAQRTASFSVRSDIAANPTNISFAHLNLSAAAGTAALSAGDTSGALALANAGSIQLSFGAAGGMGAATTTVSQYAAQLAGALGNQASAASTAQTNAQAVQTEAQSRQQSIEGVNLDQELVNLTTYQQAYSASARLITATSDMFTALMNIQ, from the coding sequence ATGTCGACCCTGAACTCGATCACCCAGATCGCGACCCAAGGCCTCTATGTCGCCCAGACGGGCATCAACACCGTCTCGGACAACATCACCAACGTCAACACGCCCGGCTATGTCCGCAAGGTCATCAATCCCGAGCCGGTGTCGGTGGCGGGGGTGGGCGACGGCGTCAACAGCGCCGGCATCTCGCTGGCGACCAACATCTATCTGGACAACGCCAGCAACCGGGCTTCGGCCGACCTGGGCGATGCGTCGATCACGTCGACCTTCCTCAGCCAGGCGCAGTCCTTCCTGGGCGATCCCGGGGCCAGCACCGGTTTCTTCAACCAGCTCAACTCGGTGTTCAGCGCCTTCTCCGCCGCCGCCAACACGCCCAGCACCGTCTCGTCCACCGCAGCCGTCAACCAGGTGACCAGCTTCCTCAACCAGGCGCAGTCGGTGGCCAGCTCGCTGAATCAGCTGTCGTCGCAGGCCGACAACCAGATCGGCTCGGACGTCACCCAGGTGAACCAGCTGCTGGGCCAGATCAGCCAGCTGAACAATTCGATCGTCCAGTCCACATCGGAGGGCGCCGATCCCACCGACGCGCAGAACGCCCAGAACAACCTTCTGAACCAGCTGTCCTCGCTGATGGACGTCAAGATCGCCCGCACCTCCACCGGCGGCGTGGGGCTTTCGACTTCCAGCGGCCAGATCCTGGTCAGCCAGGCGGGGGCCGCCACGCTCTCCTATACGCCGGCGACCAGCGGCGCGACCCAGGTCTCAATCACCCAGCCCGGAACCGGCGTCGCGCCGGTCTCCCTGCAGGTGCAGAGCGGCGAGATCCAGGGCCTCCTGACCCTGCGCAACAGCACCCTGCCGGCGGTGCAGGACCAGGTCAGCGAGTTCGTCACCCAGACGGTCAACGCCCTCAACGCGGCGCACAACGCCTCGACCTCGGTGCCCGCGCCCAATACCCTGACCGGCTCCAATGTCGGCACCGACATCCAGACCGCGCTCAGCGGTTTCACCGGCACGACCAACATCGCCGTGGTCAATTCCTCGGGCGTGATCCAGACCCAGGCCAGCATCGACTTCACCGCCGGCACCATCACCGTGGGCGGGGTGGCGACCGCCTTCACGCCGTCCAACTTCGCCGCCCAGCTCAACAGCGCGCTCGGCGGCGCGGCGACGGTCAATGTGGTCAACAACGGCCTGACGATCAGCGCCGCTTCCTCCAGCAACGGCATCGCCATCGCCGACGACCCGACCACCCCGTCGAACAAGGGCGGCGAGGGCTTCAGCCAGTATTTCGGGCTGAACAACCTGATCAATTCCTCGATCCCGACCAACTACAACACCGGCCTGCAGCCGGCCGACGCCAACGGCTTCAACGCCGGCGGGGTGATCACCCTGCGCCTGAGTAACGGCAGCGGCGGCCAGATCATGGACGTGCCGGTGACCATTCCGGCCGGCGGCACGATTCAGAACGTGCTCGACACCATGAATCAGACCACCGGCGGGGTCGGGCTCTACGGCCAATTCAGCCTGGACGCCAACGGCCAGCTCAGCTTCACCTCCAACACCCCCGGCGCCGCATCGGTGTCGGTGGTCAGCGACAACACCCAATGGGGCGCCAGCGGCTCCTCGCTCAGCCAGATCTTCGGCCTGGGCGCCGCCCAGCGGGCCCAGCGCACGGCCAGCTTCTCGGTGCGCTCCGACATCGCCGCCAACCCGACCAACATCTCTTTCGCCCACCTGAACCTCAGCGCCGCGGCCGGAACCGCCGCGCTCAGCGCCGGCGACACCAGCGGCGCCTTGGCCCTGGCCAACGCGGGCAGCATCCAGCTGAGCTTCGGCGCCGCCGGCGGCATGGGCGCGGCCACCACCACCGTCAGCCAGTACGCCGCCCAGCTCGCCGGCGCCCTCGGTAACCAGGCCTCCGCCGCCAGCACCGCCCAGACCAACGCCCAGGCCGTGCAGACCGAGGCCCAGTCGCGCCAGCAGTCGATCGAGGGCGTCAATCTCGACCAGGAACTGGTGAACCTGACCACCTATCAGCAGGCCTACAGCGCGTCCGCGCGGCTCATCACCGCGACCTCGGACATGTTTACGGCTCTGATGAACATCCAGTGA